A DNA window from Equus quagga isolate Etosha38 chromosome 21, UCLA_HA_Equagga_1.0, whole genome shotgun sequence contains the following coding sequences:
- the COL6A1 gene encoding collagen alpha-1(VI) chain — translation MRLASALLLLLLQACWAAAQDDTAAVRTVAFQDCPVDLFFVLDTSESVALRLKPYGALVDKVKAFTKRFIDNLRDRYYRCDRNLVWNAGALHYSDEVEIIRGLTRMPSGRDELKASVDAVKYFGKGTYTDCAIKKGLEELLVGGSHLKENKYLIVVTDGHPLEGYKEPCGGLEDAVNEAKHLGIKVFSVAITPDHLEPRLSIIATDHTYRRNFTAADWGQSRDAEEIISQTIDTITDMIKNNVEQVCCSFECQPARGPPGLRGDPGYEGERGKPGLPGEKGEAGDPGRPGDLGPVGYQGMKGEKGSRGDKGSRGPKGYKGEKGKRGIDGVDGMKGETGYPGLPGCKGSPGLDGVQGPPGPKGDAGAFGLKGAKGEPGADGEPGRPGDTGPPGDEGEPGEPGPPGEKGEAGDEGNSGPDGPPGDRGGPGERGPRGTPGVRGPRGDPGEAGPQGDQGREGPVGVPGDPGEAGPIGPKGYRGDEGPPGLEGPRGAPGPAGPPGDPGLMGARGEDGPPGNGTEGFPGFPGYPGSRGPPGINGTKGYPGLKGDEGEAGDPGEDNTEISPRGVKGAKGYRGPEGPPGPPGLPGPPEMDECEILDIIMKMCSCCECKCGPIDILFVLDSSESIGLQNFEIAKDFIVKVIDRLSRDELVKFEAGQSHAGVVQYSHNQMQEHVGLSDPNIRNTQELKEAIKKLQWMAGGTFTGEALQYTRSRLLPPTQNTRIALVITDGRSDTQRDTTPLSVLCGPDIQVVSVGIKDVFGSIAGSDQLNVISCQGLAPQGRPGISLVKENYAELLEDAFLKNITTQICIDKKCPDYTCPITFSSPADITILLDGSASVGSHNFDITKRFAKRLAERFLTARRKNPAHEVRVSVMQYSGTGQQQPERASLQFLQNYTVLASTIDSMDFINDATDVTDALSYVTRFYREASSEEVKRRLLLFSDGNSQGATAAAIKKAVQEAQRANIEVFVVVVGKQVNEPHIRVLVTDKTAEYNVAYGQRHQFRVPSYQKLLGGVFYQSVSRKVAMG, via the exons ATGAGGCTGGCCAGcgctctgctcctgctgctgctgcaggccTGCTGGGCCGCTGCACAGGATGACACAGCCGCCGTGAGGACCGTCGCCTTCCAAG ACTGCCCCGTGGACCTGTTCTTCGTGCTGGACACCTCCGAGAGCGTGGCCTTGAGGCTGAAGCCCTACGGGGCCCTGGTGGACAAGGTCAAGGCCTTCACCAAGCGCTTCATCGACAACCTGAGGGACAG GTACTACCGGTGTGACCGAAACCTGGTGTGGAATGCTGGCGCGCTGCACTACAGCGATGAGGTGGAGATCATCCGTGGGCTCACGCGCATGCCCAGTGGCCGCGACGAGCTCAAGGCCAGCGTGGATGCGGTCAAGTACTTCGGCAAGGGCACCTACACAGACTGCGCCATCAagaaggggctggaggagctgctcGTGGG TGGCTCCCACCTGAAGGAGAACAAGTACCTGATCGTGGTGACCGACGGGCACCCCCTCGAGGGCTACAAGGAGCCATGCGGGGGCCTGGAGGACGCCGTCAACGAGGCCAAGCACCTGGGCATCAAAGTCTTCTCCGTGGCCATCACGCCTGACCACCTG GAGCCACGTCTGAGCATCATCGCCACGGACCACACGTACCGGCGCAACTTCACGGCGGCCGACTGGGGGCAGAGCCGCGACGCAGAGGAGATCATCAGCCAGACCATCGACACCATCACCGACATGATC aaaaacaatgtGGAGCAAGTG TGCTGCTCCTTCGAGTGTCAG CCCGCCAGAGGACCCCCAGGCCTGCGGGGCGACCCCGGGTATGAG GGAGAACGAGGGAAGCCGGGTCTgcctggagagaaaggagaagccgGAGACCCC GGAAGGCCCGGGGACCTCGGACCCGTTGGCTACCAGGGGATGAAG GGAGAAAAAGGGAGCCGAGGGGACAAG GGCTCCAGGGGACCCAAGGGCTACAAG GGTGAGAAGGGCAAGCGCGGCATCGACGGTGTGGATGGCATGAAG gGGGAGACAGGGTACCCCGGCCTGCCAGGCTGCAAGGGCTCGCCCGGACTGGAC GGCGTTCAAGGACCTCCCGGGCCCAAGGGTGATGCTGGTGCGTTTGGACTGAAAGGAGCAAAG GGTGAACCGGGAGCCGATGGGGAGCCCGGGAGGCCGGGGGACACAGGGCCCCCTGGAGATGAG GGCGAGCCCGGTGAGCCTGGTCcccctggagagaagggagaagctgGCGACGAG GGAAACTCAGGGCCTGACGGTCCCCCCGGAGACAGG GGCGGCCCTGGGGAAAGGGGACCACGGGGGACGCCAGGCGTGCGGGGCCCTAGAGGAGACCCG GGCGAAGCTGGACCCCAAGGTGACCAGGGACGAGAAGGCCCTGTCGGCGTCCCCGGAGACCCG GGTGAGGCTGGCCCCATCGGACCTAAAGGATACCGAGGAGATGAGGGCCCTCCGGGGCTGGAG gGCCCCAGAGGAGCCCCAGGGCCTGCAGGACCCCCCGGAGACCCCGGGCTCATGGGCGCAAGG GGAGAAGACGGCCCCCCCGGAAATGGCACCGAGGGCTTCCCCGGCTTCCCG GGCTATCCGGGCAGCAGGGGCCCTCCTGGGATAAAC GGCACTAAAGGCTATCCCGGCCTCAAGGGGGACGAAGGAGAAGCTGGAGACCCTGGAGAGGAC AACACTGAAATTTCACCCCGTGGTGTCAAAGGAGCGAAGGGGTATCGGGGCCCCGAAGGCCCTCCG GGACCCCCAGGACTCCCAGGACCACCAGAGATGGAC GAGTGCGAGATTCTGGACATCATCATGAAAATGTGCT ctTGCTGTG AGTGCAAGTGCGGCCCCATCGACATCCTCTTCGTGTTGGACAGCTCGGAGAGCATCGGCCTGCAGAACTTTGAGATCGCCAAGGACTTCATCGTCAAGGTCATCGACCGGCTGAGCAGGGATGAGCTGGTCAAG TTTGAGGCCGGGCAGTCGCACGCGGGCGTGGTGCAGTACAGCCACAACCAGATGCAGGAGCACGTGGGCCTGAGCGACCCCAACATCAGGAATACCCAGGAGCTCAAGGA AGCCATCAAGAAGCTGCAGTGGATGGCGGGGGGCACCTTCACGGGCGAGGCTCTGCAGTACACCCGGAGCCGGCTGCTGCCGCCCACCCAGAACACCCGGATCGCCTTGGTCATCACGGACGGCCGCTCAGACACCCAGAGGGACACCACCCCCCTCAGCGTGCTCTGCGGCCCTGACATCCAG GTGGTCTCCGTGGGCATCAAGGACGTGTTTGGCTCCATCGCGGGTTCCGACCAGCTCAATGTCATTTCCTGCCAAGGCCTCGCACCCCAGGGTCGGCCCGGCATCTCACTGGTCAAGGAGAACTACGCAGAACTGCTGGAGGATGCCTTCCTCAAGAACATCACCACACAGATCTGCATAG ACAAGAAGTGTCCAGATTACACCTGCCCAA TCACCTTCTCCTCCCCGGCCGACATCACCATCCTGCTGGACGGGTCGGCCAGCGTGGGCAGCCACAACTTTGACATCACCAAGCGCTTTGCCAAGCGGCTGGCTGAGCGCTTTCTGACGGCACGCCGGAAGAACCCAGCCCACGAGGTGCGGGTCTCGGTGATGCAGTACAGCGGCACGGGGCAGCAGCAGCCGGAGCGCGCGTCCCTGCAGTTCCTGCAGAACTACACGGTGCTGGCCAGCACCATCGACAGCATGGACTTCATCAACGATGCCACCGACGTCACCGATGCTCTCAGCTACGTGACCCGCTTCTACCGCGAGGCCTCGTCGGAGGAGGTCAAAAGGAGGCTGCTGCTCTTCTCAGACGGCAACTCGCAGGGGGCCACAGCGGCGGCCATCAAGAAGGCCGTGCAGGAGGCCCAGCGGGCGAACATCGAGGTCTTCGTGGTGGTGGTGGGCAAGCAGGTGAACGAGCCCCACATTCGCGTCCTGGTCACGGACAAGACGGCCGAGTACAACGTGGCCTATGGCCAGCGCCACCAGTTCCGCGTGCCCAGCTACCAGAAGCTGCTTGGCGGCGTCTTCTACCAGTCGGTGTCCAGGAAGGTGGCCATGGGCTAG